DNA from Chloroflexota bacterium:
GGTAAACGTATCTGGAGCGTGCTTCTTTATGCTTTCGGTCAGCGGTGCACTGTTGCCCATGGCTACCGTTTTGGTTTAAACCACTCCGTCCTTTTCTGGTGTTTCCTGATTCTATTTCTGGCCAATACCGAATTTCTGCTGAACGGACTTTTCCCAGAATTTGTCAGCCTCTCACGGCTACCGGATGGCGCCTACCATATTCTGGCTTTCATTTTCGACCTGGTATCACTGGCTGCGCTTCTAGCGGTGTGCGTTGCCATAGTCCGTCGCCTGGTTTTCCCTCCCTCTTATATGGAAGCGCGAAACCCCGACTCCTTTATCATCCTTGGGTTGGTTGCTGCCTTAATGATTGCCTTTTTTGGTTTACACGCCAGTGAAATTGCTTATGGGAAAGAAGCCGCCTACAGGCCAATTTCCAATTTTATTGCAGCCACTTTTTTGTCCGGTGTTTCTGTGGAAAGATTGATGGTATCCGCTAAATACCTGTGGTGGCTTCATGCTGTCGTGCTGCTCGGTTTCCTCAATTACCTGCCATACAGCAAGCATATGCATATTCTGACGGCTATTCCCAACGTTTTCTTCCGCAATCTGGCCAAGGTTACCATCCCGGCTCGCGAAGAATTCAAAACGGGCAATACCTTTGGCGTGGGCCAGGTAAATGATTTCACCTGGAAAGGTTTGCTTGATTCATACTCCTGCACCGAGTGTGGCCGCTGCTCTGATGTTTGCCCGGCAACCTTCACCAACAAGCCGCTAAATCCGCGTCTGGTTATCCATGATATCAAGGTGAATTTGCTGAAGAATGGCCCCTTGCTTACCCACAGTAAAAATATAAAACTACCTTTAATCGGGGGCAGTGAGGAAGGTGGCATTTCCGAAGAGGTGCTTTGGGAATGCACTACCTGCGGCGGTTGTGTCGAAGTGTGCCCGGTGTTTATAGAGCATTTTCCGCGGATTATTGATATGCGCCGGCACTTGGTGGAAATGAAAGCGAAGTTCCCGGAAGAGCTACTAAACCTTTTTGAGAATATGGAGCAGCGCAGTAATCCGTGGGGCATTGCTCCTGCAGAACGTATCAAGTGGACCGTAGAAACCGAAATCAAGCCTTTTGAAGCTGGTCAGGCTGAATACCTGTTTTTCGTCGGCTGTGCCGGCGCGTTTGTCGCTCGTAACAGGCGTACCACGCAGGCCATAGCCAAGATTCTGGATGCCAGCGGTGTTTCCTGGGGCATTCTGGGCAGGAATGAACCCTGTTGTGCCGATAGCCTGCGTCGTCTGGGCAATGAATTCCTTTTTGACAGCATGGTTAAAAAGAATATTGAGCTTTTTAAAGAACGAGGTGTGAGCAAAGTTATTACCCAATGTCCTCACTGCTACAGTACCCTGAAGAATGACTATCGCCAATATGGCATTGAGATGGAAGTCGTACATCATACCGAATTAATTAATAGCCTGATTGAAACGGGCAGGCTAAAGCTAAATAAGCCTGGAGAATTGGGTAACATGGTCTTTCACGATTCCTGCTATCTGGGGCGTCACAATAAGATTTACGAAGCCCCGCGTAATGTTATTGCCTCGGTTACTGGCGATGCAATTACGGAGATGGACCGCCATCATGACAGGTCCTTTTGTTGCGGTGCCGGCGGGGGGCGGATGTGGATGGAAGAAAGCATTGGCCAACTGATTAACGTAGCCCGTACCGAAGAAGCCTTGAAAAAAAACCCGGATACAATCTGTGTCTCCTGTCCCTACTGTATGACGATGTTTGAAGACGGGCTGAAGGACAAGGGCCTTGAAGACAGGGTACAGGTGCGGGATGTGGCCGAGATTGCTGCCAGCGTGCTTAAATAAAAGAATGGAAAGGCTAGAGCGCAACCGTACAGTGATTACAGAGTACGGAGGTGATGAGAGAAGTCGCCGGTATTGGCAAGTGAGACAAAAGTCGCTGACAGCCGGGTGAATCGAGTATTAGACTATCGCTGTCCGGAGAAGATAAGGTATAAATGATGAAATGCTGGTAATCGACCGATATAAGTGTACGGGTTGCGGGCTTTGTGTTGAGGTGTGTACCTGCCAGGTGCTGGTGCTCGTGGGAAATGTGGTCGAGATTAATGAGAAGAGGGAACGGCGTCTGTGCACAGTATGGTGCACGATGTGTGAGCTGGTCTGTTCCACCGGGGCGATACAGTATCCCTTCGAGGTAGTCATCGAAGGGTAGCAGCGTTCTCCAGCCTGTTCAGCCATCACGGTTTCCGTTTCTTATTTCAACTCTTTTTACTTCCCCTGGGAACAAATTTCGCAAAATATCTTGATTTTCTTGATTGCAGCTATTGACAATAATCTAAAGCTTTGCTATTGTATAGTAAGTTGATTATTTTAGTCAACTATTTATTTTTATGAAATTAGAGATGTGACCGATGAAACTATCGACGAGGACGCGTTATGCAACCAGGGCTCTTTTAGATTTAGCCCTTCACAGCAAGGAGGAGCCGGTGCTGCTTAGGGATATTGCCCAGAGGCAGCAAATCTCACTTCCCTATCTTGAGCAATTGGTGGCCCCGCTGAAAGCCGGGGGTCTTATAAGGAGCATCAGAGGAACAAAAGGCGGGATTTTGCTTGCTAAGCACACTGAGGAGATAAAATTAAGCGATGTTATCAATCTCCTTGAAGGTCCGCTGGCGCTGGTGGATTGCATAAATGACGCTAACTTATGTGACCGCTCCGAGTTTTGTGCCACTAGAGATATCTGGGGTGAATTACAAACAGCTATAGATGGAGTTTTAGAGGCCACTACCCTGCATGATTTAGCAGAAAGGCAAAAGCAGAAAAAGCAGCCAGAAAAGTCGATGTATTACATCTAAACTCGTCGTTCGTACCCTGGCGTTAGTACCGGAGGAGATAAGCTTTTCATGATTGACCGTTACTCAAGACAGACTCTTTACCGAGCTATCGGTGAAGAGGGACAAAAGAAATTGGCTGGCAGCAGCGTGGTTATCATTGGGTGTGGAGCGCTGGGAACGGTTATCGCCAATACTCTGGTGCGCGCGGGCGTCGGCAAGGTAAGAATCATTGACCGGGACCTCATCGAGTACCACAACCTGCAGCGGCAAATACTCTTTGATGAGGAAGATGTGAAAAATCAGGTCCCCAAGGCCATCGCCGCGGAAAGGCATCTGAAAAAAGTGAACTCTTCTATTGAGATTGAAGGTATCGTCGCCGATGTGCATTACGCCAATATCGAAGAACTCGTCGGCGGAGTTGATTTAATACTGGACGGGCTGGATAATCCGGAAACACGTTTTCTCATAAACGACGTTTCCCTGAAACACGGAATCCCGTGGATTTATGGCGGGGCCATTGCAACTTATGGAATGACCATGAATATAATTCCGGGCCAAACCCCCTGTTTCAGATGTCTCTTTACTTCGGTGCCTCCTCCCGGGGTGATACCCACCTGCGATAGGGCTGGCGTAATCAGCCCCGCCCCTTCCATTATAGGCTCTCTTCAATCGGTTGAAGCCATGAAGATTCTCACCGGTGCCAAAGAAATCAGCCATGATGTTCTATTTGTCGATGTCTGGCAGGGAGTTTTCGACCGTTTCAAGCCGAGTTTTCGTCCAGACTGCCCAACCTGTCAGGGCAATTACGAGTTCCTACAGAGGCAGTTCGGCGTGAGAACAACCGTACTTTGCGGCCAGTACTCGGTACAGGTCCTCGACCCCAAGGTGGAAAGGCTCTCTCTGCCTGAACTGGCGAAACATCTTAAAGCATCCGGTGAAGTGAGCTATAACGAGAACACGGTAAATTTCAAGGTCAACGGTCACGAAATGGTAATTTTCCCGGACGGTCGGCTCATTCTCCGTAACAGTTTCGACGAGCCGCTGGCCAGGGAACTCTACGTCAAGTACGTAGGCGCTTGAGCTATGACAATATCAGATTCAGGAGATAATTGAGATGGCAAAGACGAATTTAGAAGAAGTGGAAAAACTCCAGTACAAGACGATAGAAATACCGAAGCTAACCAGAGGCATAGCCAAGGACTCCAGCGAGCTTATTGGCAATACACCTCTGGTTAGATTAAATCGAGTCACCAAGGGGGTGCTGGCCGACGTTGTCGCCAAACTGGAATCTTTTAATCCTATTGGCAGCGTAAAGGACCGCATTGGAGTGTCCATGATATTGGACGCTGAAGCAAAGGGTCTGGTAAACAAAGATACGGCCATCATTGAGCCTACCAGTGGCAATACCGGCATTTCCCTCGCCTTTGTCTGCGCGGCAAGGGGATACCGACTGATTCTCACCATGCCTGATACGATGTCTGTAGAGCGCCGGCAGTTACTGGCCATATTTGGCGCAGAACTGGTGCTGACGCCCGGAGCGGAAGGGATGAAAGGGGCAATAAGAAAGGCGGAAGAGCTGGCCGCAGAAAATCCTAATTCCTTTGTTCCACAGCAGTTTAAAAATCCAGCCAACCCAGAAATACACCGTCTTACCACCGCTGAGGAAATCTGGCGTGACACCGGGGGCCGGGTAGATATTTTGGTCTCAGGAGTCGGCACTGGCGGCACCATTACCGGGGTGTCCGAGGTCATCAAGCCGAGGAAACCCGAGTTTAAGGCCATCGCCGTTGAGCCGGTTGATTCCCCGGTGCTTTCCGGAGGAAACCCAGGCCCACACAAGATTCAGGGCATCGGCGCCGGCTTTGTCCCTGATGTCTTGAGAACCGACCTGGTCGATGAAATTATCAAGGTCACCAATGATGATGCCGGTAACATGGCGAGAAGGCTGGCCAAAGAAGAGGGGATACTGGCCGGCATATCTTCAGGCGCCGCCACCTGGGCAGCCCTGGAAGTAGCCAAAAGGCCGGAAAATAAAGGTAAACTTATCGTCACCATACTACCGGATACGGGCGAACGATATTTATCTACCTGGCTTTTCCAAAATAGTCTTTGAATTAACAAATTTCACATTATAGAGAGGCCTGTCTTGTTTAGAATTTTAGGAGAAGATATTCAGATTGTTTTTACCCGGGGACTGGCATTGGGTGGAATAGGGATTAATGAGGGCGGGGTGGTGGTGATGCTATGGGTCATGCGTGGCCCGAAAGGGCAAACACGGTAAAAACGTAAAATTAAAGGAAGGAACAGATAAAAAATGAAAACTATCGCCGAAATCAACGATAAAATCAAAAAAGGGCAGGCTGTAGTTGTAACCGCCGAAGAGATAATCGACATTGTTGCCGATAAGGGTTTATCGAAGGCTGCTCAGGAAGTAGACGTGGTCACCACCGGTACTTTTGGCCCTATGTGTTCATCAGGAGCTTACTTTAACGTTGGGCACGCCAAGCCAAGGATTAAACTGGGTGGCGGCAAGGTTTACCTGAACGATATCCCGGTATACGCCGGACTGGCAGCGGTCGATGTCTTCCTCGGCGCCACGGCCATACCCGACGATGACCCCAGAAACCGGTCACACCCGGGCGACTTCAGCTATGGCGGCGGACACGTCATTGAGGAACTTGTTGCCGGCAAGGACATTCGGCTTGAGGCCAGCGCCTATGGTACGGACTGCTACCCGAGGAAAAAACTGGAAACCTGGATAAACCTTCAGGACATCAATGAAGCCGTACTATTCAATATCCGGAACGCCTACCAGAACTACAATGTTGCCGTGAACCTTGCTGACAGAACCATATACACATATATGGGCATACTGAAGCCGCATCTTGGTAACGCCAACTACTGCAGTGCCGGACAGCTATCACCACTGCTGAACGACCCGCATTACAAAACAATCGGGGTCGGCACCAAGATATTTCTGGGCGGGGGTATTGGCTACGTTGCCTGGCAGGGAACGCAGCATAATCCCGGTGTTACTCGCGGCGATAATGGCGTGCCAAAACGACCGTCGGGGACCCTTGCCGTAATTGGTGACTTGAAGCAGATGAAGCCGGAATGGCTCCTCGGAACCACCTTTCTCGGTTACGGTTGCACGATAACCGTCGGCATAGGCGTGCCGATTCCGGTACTATCCGAAGAAATCCTGGCCTACACGACCGTTACAGATGCCGATGTTATGGCACCTATCGTGGATTATTCCGAGTCCTATCCACAGAGAAACCCGGATGTCCTGGGAGAGGTAAGCTACGCCGAGCTCAAGACCGGCAAGATTGAGGTCAATAAGAAGGAAGTGCCGACCGCTTCGTTGTCCAGCTATTCCAAGGCGGTGGAAATCACCAATATTCTGAAAGACTGGATACAGAAGGGTGAGTTCCCTTTGACCGAGCCTGTGGCATCAATACCGGGAGCGGAGTCAGGAATCAAATTCAAGAACCTGGAAGAGAGACCGCAGCGGCAAAGTTAAACGAGCAATGCAGCCATATCCGTGGAGGGTTCTGCCGGCAGGCGGCCCTCTGCGGATAACGGCGATACAGTCAGTAGCATGATATTTTGCTTGGAGATGTAAGTTGAAAGTATTGATAATTGCGTGTCGGGTGCTTATCAACGAATTACAGGCGGTAAGCCCACCCGGGGTTCAATTGGAATTCTTGGAGCAGGGGCTTCACAAAACCCCGGACAAGATGAGGCTCGCCATTCAGGAGAAGATACATCAGGTGGATGGCGGCTTCGACTTCATTATGCTCGGCTATGGGGCCTGCGGCAATGGTACCTTGGGTATTAAAGCGGAAAACGTGCCCATAGTCATACCCAAAGCACACGACTGCATTACCTTCTGGTTGGGCTCGGTGGCTAACCACATGCGGGAACATAATAAGGCTCCGGGCACTTATTATTTGACCAAGGGGTGGATCGAAGAAGCGAATTCACCCATGGTAACGTTTGATGAATACAAGGAACGTTATGGTGCCGAGACGGCAGAATGGGTGATGCGGGAAGCGTTCAAGAATTATACGCGCCTTGCCTTGATAGCCACCGGTTCTTACGACCCGGCCGAATATAGAGAGCACGCCCGGGCAAATGCTGCCTTCCTCAGCGTTGATTATGAGGAAATTGGAGGCTCTCTGTCTATATTTGAGAAGATGATGAGAAACGAATGGGATAAGGATGACTTTTTTATACTCCAGCCCGGAGAAGAAATAACCCAGAAGATGTTCTTATCGTTGTGTTAGATTTGCATTTCCAGGATTTTACAGTCTTATACCATCAATCAGCCGATACCCTGCGGAAGCCGTGAATGAGCGGGAAACGGTATAAGCCGAATACTTCCCGGCTTCGTAAGAAACCAGTAAAGATAATGATAATCCCTACCAGCTCGAAGATGTAGAACAGTGGCAGGCCGCCTCCCAACCTCATATGAGTCCCGCCCACGGCTGGCAATATGGCCCCAACAGCAATAAGTACATTAGATATTACCCTGTGCGGCATTATCTTACGTCGCCAGTAAACCCAGGCACTATATATGGCCCCCCCTACGAGGGAGACTGTCCCGAAAGTGTTAAATACGGGAGTCATAAGTCTCACACCCTGGGGCATAGCAGTGCCTGAAAGAACTTGAAGACCGCCCAGGTCAATGCTGGCGGCAAAGACACGAAAAGTGGCGTAAAATGACGCTGCCAATAAAATCGCCATAATAGTGTGAGCTGTGCGTTGCCTGACAAGTAAGTAGAGAGTACCCATTCCAAGGTAGGCAGCTACAAATATGGCGCCAAACAGATACCAGAGCCGATATACGGTGACATTTAGACCCCACGCCCCAACCCAGAACTCGGTTGACGTGCTAATGGCATACATGAACAAACCTATAGCCCAGATAAGCTGATAGGGCTTTCGTCTGGCAAAGAACTGGTCTAGAACTGCCAGGGCAAAAACAAAGCTTACGATGGCAGAAATCAGCGGTATATAGTGAATCATACCTGCTCCTTAGTATAAATCGTCTGTGTAAAAAATAAAAGAAGAGCAACGTTCTCTTCTAATACTGCTTTCGCGGTCGCGCCCGGACTGGAGCCAGCGACGAAGGGTGGTAAACCATTCGTTATTTCGTGTATTAACTCGATTACGCTATGGATTCCACTCCTTATCTCTTTCTTTGCTCTTAAGTAGAAAATGAAAGGACCATTCATGTACATTCCACCAGCGCAACAGGTATGCTCTCAGATATTTTTCACCAATTTATTAACGATAAAGAGGTAACATTTCCCGTAAAATTAGACTTTTGTTATGTAAAAAGCACGTATTATTCCCGATGACAATTCTTTTATATAGGGGTATATTTGTAACACATAAAGGGCATGGAGGGAAGGGCACACAATTTAAAGACGACTTATAAAGCTGCCATTAAGTTACCTTATCAATTGTTTTTTTGACAATGTAAGGTGGCACAGTATGACGTTCTGGAGGGTACTTTCAGTACTTTCCTCTATGCCCGCCCTCCAGGTTAATTGAAGAAATATATGGCGATGGAGGCGGAAAAATGAGAGGTTTGCGCAATTGTATGTTAGCGTTGCTGGCCGGGCTCATGGCACCTTTACTAATCTGGGCAGGTGCCGGCGTTGCGCTGCACCAGAGCAGGCAGCGGTCAGGTTTCTTAAAGCGAGCACTCCCAGATTTAACATGCTCTATTGATTCAGAGTGCCCTGCTGGGTATATGTGTGTGAGCGGCCAGTGCGTTCCGGCCACATAGCCCTTAATGTAATAAATCCAGCAATCAGCCGCAGTAAGCAGTAGACGGCCTGAGAAATTATCCTAAATTGCCCCCAAAGTAAATACTGTACAGACTTATTGTGCCTTTAATCATCCTTGTTTGTATCTACTCTGTACGCCGCTTCACTGTACACTTTTTCATCACCAAAAGATGAATCCCCCTCTTAATCTATTTTTAAAAAATTTGCTGGTAGACCATACCTGCAGGGTCAGAAAAAACTAATTACGTATTGACAGAAAGTTACATCCGTTTATAATTGATAATGCAGGGTATTTATGACGTGAGATAACCTGAAAACAAAATAGCTGATTGGGTGTATGGCGATGAAAAAGGGTGGTAGTGTCCGCAGAAAAAATGGCGGTGGCTGCTACCCTTTATTAATTTATAACAAAGCATCTTAAATCAGGAAAAACGGCGCACGCGCTGATAAATTAATATTCTAAGGCTTGGAGCTTGGCCGATGGAAAAGAGCAAACGCTCTTGGATTAAGCGTTGGTGTGACCGCAGTAGCACCCCTCCGCCCCTTCCGGCTATAACAGGCCCCCTGCTGGGACTGGCGTACATCATCGTAATGCCTTTTATAGGCGCCTTTGCCTCCCTCGTTCTTTGTGGCTACCGTGTGTCACGAACCGCAGCTGCTTTGCGGCGGTAATCAACGCAGGAAGACGTTGGTGCGTCCAAAGCACCCGGTGATGAAGCAGCGTATCTTGAGCAAGCCTGGTATTCATCATCTGATGGGCTTTTTGACGATTCCGGAGACATTACCGTTAGACTTCTCAACATTCAGTCGAAAAATAGCAATAAACGCAAATTGAACTATTATCTTGGAGGTCATGCTGAAGGTCGAGCGGCCACCGACCCTCTATCTGCTTAAATCGACCAGACCTTTGCGCATGGCGTATTTGATAAGCTCAGTCCGGTTGTGCAAATCCAGCTTTTCCATTATCTTGGTGCGGTGGCCCTGCACCGTCTTCTGACTGATATAAAGAGCTTCCGCAATTTCCCGGCTGGTGCGTCCCTCGGCAATGAGTTTGAGTATCTCCCTCTCCCTCTCGGTTAGACTCTCATATATATCAGGTTGTTCCGCCTGCTTCCGATAATCATCAATCAATGCCCTGGCTGCAGAAGGGTACAGAAAAGAATCTCCCCCGCGTACCGCACGTATCGCGGATACCAGGTCGGACCCCAGCGCTTTCTTCGGTATGTAACCCGCAGCTCCCACCTTTATCGTCGACAATATATACTCCTTGTTATCGTGCTGCGTGAGAATGATTACCTTCACCTTCGGGTTTCTCTTAGTCAAGCGATGGGTTACCTCCAGGCCGTCCATCCCCGGTATGGATATGTCCATTATTACCACATCTGGGTTCAATTCCCGTGTCATTTCTAATGCTTCTCTTCCTGCGGAAGCTTCGCCTATCACTTCTATGTCATCATAAATGCCCAGCAAAGCCTTTATACCATCTCGCATTATGGCGTGGTCATCCACCAGTAATATCTTAATCTTGTCCATTCATTCCTCAATTTACGTTCAACCAGATATACATAATCAGTACCATAAACTATCCGAAGTATCTATCGGCATTACTGCCTAATTTGATGAAGAAATAAGCTCATTTTTTACTAGGCATTCTATATTGGTTATTGCCAAATTTAACTGTTAAGTGATTTCCAAAAGTTCTTCCACGTTACAGCGAAGCTACTAATAGCATTGGCAGCCATTATATCTAGGGTCTTATCCCAGTCAAATAGGGATATTTTACCATCCAATTATAGGCCAAAATACTATTTCAAGGAGTAGGTAGGTGG
Protein-coding regions in this window:
- a CDS encoding (Fe-S)-binding protein; this encodes MISYNVIAFSIIFVLALVLFSWSCFKRFRLLTLGTFENRFDNFGKRIWSVLLYAFGQRCTVAHGYRFGLNHSVLFWCFLILFLANTEFLLNGLFPEFVSLSRLPDGAYHILAFIFDLVSLAALLAVCVAIVRRLVFPPSYMEARNPDSFIILGLVAALMIAFFGLHASEIAYGKEAAYRPISNFIAATFLSGVSVERLMVSAKYLWWLHAVVLLGFLNYLPYSKHMHILTAIPNVFFRNLAKVTIPAREEFKTGNTFGVGQVNDFTWKGLLDSYSCTECGRCSDVCPATFTNKPLNPRLVIHDIKVNLLKNGPLLTHSKNIKLPLIGGSEEGGISEEVLWECTTCGGCVEVCPVFIEHFPRIIDMRRHLVEMKAKFPEELLNLFENMEQRSNPWGIAPAERIKWTVETEIKPFEAGQAEYLFFVGCAGAFVARNRRTTQAIAKILDASGVSWGILGRNEPCCADSLRRLGNEFLFDSMVKKNIELFKERGVSKVITQCPHCYSTLKNDYRQYGIEMEVVHHTELINSLIETGRLKLNKPGELGNMVFHDSCYLGRHNKIYEAPRNVIASVTGDAITEMDRHHDRSFCCGAGGGRMWMEESIGQLINVARTEEALKKNPDTICVSCPYCMTMFEDGLKDKGLEDRVQVRDVAEIAASVLK
- a CDS encoding 4Fe-4S binding protein yields the protein MLVIDRYKCTGCGLCVEVCTCQVLVLVGNVVEINEKRERRLCTVWCTMCELVCSTGAIQYPFEVVIEG
- a CDS encoding Rrf2 family transcriptional regulator codes for the protein MKLSTRTRYATRALLDLALHSKEEPVLLRDIAQRQQISLPYLEQLVAPLKAGGLIRSIRGTKGGILLAKHTEEIKLSDVINLLEGPLALVDCINDANLCDRSEFCATRDIWGELQTAIDGVLEATTLHDLAERQKQKKQPEKSMYYI
- a CDS encoding ThiF family adenylyltransferase, giving the protein MIDRYSRQTLYRAIGEEGQKKLAGSSVVIIGCGALGTVIANTLVRAGVGKVRIIDRDLIEYHNLQRQILFDEEDVKNQVPKAIAAERHLKKVNSSIEIEGIVADVHYANIEELVGGVDLILDGLDNPETRFLINDVSLKHGIPWIYGGAIATYGMTMNIIPGQTPCFRCLFTSVPPPGVIPTCDRAGVISPAPSIIGSLQSVEAMKILTGAKEISHDVLFVDVWQGVFDRFKPSFRPDCPTCQGNYEFLQRQFGVRTTVLCGQYSVQVLDPKVERLSLPELAKHLKASGEVSYNENTVNFKVNGHEMVIFPDGRLILRNSFDEPLARELYVKYVGA
- the cysK gene encoding cysteine synthase A, with product MAKTNLEEVEKLQYKTIEIPKLTRGIAKDSSELIGNTPLVRLNRVTKGVLADVVAKLESFNPIGSVKDRIGVSMILDAEAKGLVNKDTAIIEPTSGNTGISLAFVCAARGYRLILTMPDTMSVERRQLLAIFGAELVLTPGAEGMKGAIRKAEELAAENPNSFVPQQFKNPANPEIHRLTTAEEIWRDTGGRVDILVSGVGTGGTITGVSEVIKPRKPEFKAIAVEPVDSPVLSGGNPGPHKIQGIGAGFVPDVLRTDLVDEIIKVTNDDAGNMARRLAKEEGILAGISSGAATWAALEVAKRPENKGKLIVTILPDTGERYLSTWLFQNSL
- a CDS encoding homocysteine biosynthesis protein; translated protein: MKTIAEINDKIKKGQAVVVTAEEIIDIVADKGLSKAAQEVDVVTTGTFGPMCSSGAYFNVGHAKPRIKLGGGKVYLNDIPVYAGLAAVDVFLGATAIPDDDPRNRSHPGDFSYGGGHVIEELVAGKDIRLEASAYGTDCYPRKKLETWINLQDINEAVLFNIRNAYQNYNVAVNLADRTIYTYMGILKPHLGNANYCSAGQLSPLLNDPHYKTIGVGTKIFLGGGIGYVAWQGTQHNPGVTRGDNGVPKRPSGTLAVIGDLKQMKPEWLLGTTFLGYGCTITVGIGVPIPVLSEEILAYTTVTDADVMAPIVDYSESYPQRNPDVLGEVSYAELKTGKIEVNKKEVPTASLSSYSKAVEITNILKDWIQKGEFPLTEPVASIPGAESGIKFKNLEERPQRQS
- a CDS encoding DUF1638 domain-containing protein, which gives rise to MKVLIIACRVLINELQAVSPPGVQLEFLEQGLHKTPDKMRLAIQEKIHQVDGGFDFIMLGYGACGNGTLGIKAENVPIVIPKAHDCITFWLGSVANHMREHNKAPGTYYLTKGWIEEANSPMVTFDEYKERYGAETAEWVMREAFKNYTRLALIATGSYDPAEYREHARANAAFLSVDYEEIGGSLSIFEKMMRNEWDKDDFFILQPGEEITQKMFLSLC
- a CDS encoding response regulator transcription factor, translated to MDKIKILLVDDHAIMRDGIKALLGIYDDIEVIGEASAGREALEMTRELNPDVVIMDISIPGMDGLEVTHRLTKRNPKVKVIILTQHDNKEYILSTIKVGAAGYIPKKALGSDLVSAIRAVRGGDSFLYPSAARALIDDYRKQAEQPDIYESLTEREREILKLIAEGRTSREIAEALYISQKTVQGHRTKIMEKLDLHNRTELIKYAMRKGLVDLSR